In a single window of the Prochlorococcus marinus XMU1408 genome:
- the cysE gene encoding serine O-acetyltransferase: MFRSLRSDFSIIKERDPAARNVWEIIFCYPGFQALAIHRLSHKLWKYKLPLLPRLLSHITRFLTGVEIHPGAKIGRGVFIDHGMGVVIGETSEIGDRCLLYQGVTLGGTGKESGKRHPTLESNVVVGAGAKVLGGIRVGTNTRIGAGSVVVKHVEANSTVVGIPGRVVHQSGEKINPLAHSALPDTEANVLRNLMERIDQLESDILGLQDLVIKIQTKRKKEDIIFGESQSLRDKEIIEFIGDEINETNS, translated from the coding sequence ATGTTTCGATCACTAAGATCTGATTTCTCAATAATCAAAGAAAGAGATCCAGCTGCTAGGAACGTTTGGGAAATTATTTTTTGTTATCCAGGCTTTCAAGCTTTGGCTATTCATAGACTTAGCCACAAACTTTGGAAATATAAGCTTCCACTTTTGCCAAGGTTACTGAGTCACATAACAAGATTTTTAACAGGTGTAGAGATTCATCCTGGTGCAAAGATTGGTAGAGGTGTTTTTATCGATCATGGGATGGGAGTAGTGATAGGAGAAACAAGTGAAATAGGAGATAGATGCTTGCTTTACCAAGGTGTAACTTTAGGAGGCACTGGAAAAGAAAGTGGAAAAAGACACCCTACCCTTGAATCAAATGTCGTTGTAGGTGCTGGAGCGAAAGTACTGGGGGGTATTCGTGTAGGAACTAACACAAGAATTGGAGCAGGATCAGTTGTTGTTAAACATGTAGAAGCAAACAGTACAGTTGTTGGGATCCCAGGAAGAGTAGTTCACCAAAGTGGAGAAAAAATCAATCCCCTAGCACATTCTGCTTTGCCAGATACAGAAGCCAATGTTCTTCGTAATCTTATGGAAAGAATTGATCAATTAGAAAGTGATATTTTAGGCTTGCAAGATCTAGTCATTAAGATACAGACGAAACGAAAAAAAGAAGATATTATATTTGGTGAATCACAGAGTCTAAGAGATAAAGAAATTATTGAATTTATAGGAGATGAAATAAACGAAACAAATAGTTAA
- a CDS encoding ABC transporter permease codes for MLLDNFKFAFKTRKAWWYTATSRSRARFARTTLGSFWLGLSNLLSIGTLGVVYGTVFSVDNFSSYFIYLGFGLVIWNTISSSISNSPNLFVHNSSNIKNMNLKPIFYTLEEWSFQVQTFIQSFILVFLVFLFFKLSLISNLLIYSWIPFFNFLIFIYWFPVIVCLISVRFTDIAQLVPIVLQLVFLTSPILYTKESLGSLSWITNLNFIYQILDPLRLSIINGSINYQNSILILSFNFVGLFITFRLLDLESKRLPFLL; via the coding sequence ATGTTATTGGATAATTTTAAATTTGCCTTTAAGACTAGAAAGGCTTGGTGGTATACAGCCACCTCTAGGTCTAGAGCAAGGTTTGCTAGAACTACCCTTGGTAGCTTTTGGTTAGGTTTATCTAATTTATTATCCATAGGAACTTTAGGAGTTGTTTATGGTACTGTTTTTTCAGTAGATAATTTTAGTTCTTACTTTATATACCTAGGATTTGGCTTAGTTATATGGAATACAATTAGTTCATCAATTTCTAATTCACCTAATTTATTTGTACATAATTCATCAAATATAAAGAATATGAATCTTAAGCCTATTTTTTATACTTTAGAGGAATGGTCTTTTCAAGTACAAACTTTCATTCAGTCATTTATATTAGTTTTTTTGGTATTTCTTTTCTTCAAATTATCATTAATAAGTAATCTATTAATTTATTCATGGATACCATTTTTTAATTTTTTAATTTTCATATACTGGTTCCCTGTAATTGTTTGCCTTATTAGTGTTCGTTTTACTGATATCGCTCAATTAGTTCCTATTGTTCTTCAGTTGGTTTTTCTGACTTCTCCAATTTTGTATACAAAAGAAAGTTTAGGTTCTTTATCTTGGATTACAAATTTAAATTTTATTTATCAGATTTTAGATCCTTTAAGGCTAAGTATTATTAATGGTTCAATTAACTACCAGAATTCAATTTTAATTTTAAGTTTTAATTTTGTCGGTCTTTTTATTACTTTTAGATTGCTTGATTTGGAGAGTAAAAGACTACCTTTTTTGCTGTAA
- a CDS encoding ATP-binding cassette domain-containing protein — MINVDTNDLQKLYIAYFGRPGDPSGINYWLSRSNESITLREISNELSRQDEYTKYVAHEKSLEFKINKIYLNLFNRKADFDGLNYWIDMVNNKDYQISDIVYNLLYVKNKPYSIDINQEEKDINIIQNKTSASEIFTKQISKSITLINLYKPDSITPWLSGKSFIRVSNFLANITHEKVSYENVKDFISSLSDDSLNILTKSAIEIKGVSLSIPIYYLENRSLTKRVAKKVINITGGALDQSKNRTNIIALNNINLKIMKGERVALIGHNGSGKSSFLRLISGIYLPTSGKIKILVDVYPMLQKTFLTSSELSGIDACKAHYLLKNHTLKGFETFLNEIIEFSGLGSYISLPIKTYSEGMSARLIFSILTSSPHDCLAIDEGFGTGDADFCDRAEERMKQFMESAATLFLASHSEELLKQFCNRGIVFSHGSIAYDGPLDAALNYYHTHDYYRKNVIG, encoded by the coding sequence ATGATCAATGTTGATACCAATGATTTGCAAAAATTATACATAGCATATTTTGGAAGACCTGGAGATCCATCTGGAATCAATTATTGGCTCTCACGATCTAATGAATCAATTACATTAAGAGAGATATCTAATGAATTATCTAGGCAAGATGAATATACAAAGTATGTTGCTCATGAAAAATCTCTTGAATTTAAGATCAATAAAATATATTTAAATTTATTTAATAGGAAAGCTGATTTTGATGGTTTGAATTATTGGATTGATATGGTTAATAATAAAGACTATCAAATTTCTGATATTGTCTATAACTTATTATACGTTAAAAATAAACCTTATTCAATTGATATCAATCAAGAGGAAAAAGATATTAATATTATCCAAAATAAAACTTCTGCTTCAGAAATATTCACTAAACAAATAAGTAAAAGTATTACTTTGATTAATTTGTATAAACCTGATTCAATTACTCCTTGGCTCTCGGGAAAATCATTTATTAGAGTATCTAATTTTCTTGCTAATATTACGCATGAAAAGGTTTCTTACGAAAATGTAAAAGACTTTATAAGTTCTTTATCTGATGATTCGTTAAATATACTTACTAAGTCGGCAATTGAAATTAAAGGTGTTTCTCTTTCTATTCCTATTTATTATTTAGAGAATAGATCTTTAACAAAGAGAGTTGCAAAGAAGGTTATTAATATTACAGGTGGGGCCTTAGATCAATCAAAGAATAGGACTAATATTATTGCTTTAAATAATATTAACTTAAAGATTATGAAAGGAGAGAGAGTTGCATTGATTGGTCATAATGGCTCTGGTAAAAGTAGTTTTCTAAGACTTATTTCTGGCATATATTTACCTACTAGTGGAAAAATAAAAATTCTAGTAGATGTTTATCCGATGCTGCAAAAGACTTTTCTAACTAGTTCAGAACTTTCAGGAATCGATGCTTGTAAAGCACACTATTTATTGAAAAACCATACCTTAAAAGGTTTTGAAACTTTCTTAAATGAAATAATAGAATTTTCAGGACTCGGATCATATATCTCTTTACCAATTAAAACCTATAGTGAGGGTATGTCTGCAAGATTAATTTTTTCAATTCTGACTTCCAGTCCGCATGATTGTTTAGCAATAGATGAAGGTTTTGGTACTGGTGATGCCGATTTTTGTGATCGCGCTGAAGAAAGAATGAAACAATTTATGGAATCAGCAGCAACATTGTTTTTAGCAAGTCATTCTGAAGAACTTTTAAAACAGTTTTGTAATAGAGGTATTGTTTTTAGTCATGGTTCAATTGCATATGATGGTCCTTTAGATGCTGCTTTGAATTATTATCATACACATGATTATTATCGTAAAAATGTTATTGGATAA
- the secA gene encoding preprotein translocase subunit SecA: MFAKLLGDPNGRKLKRYSPLVTDINILEEDLLNISDEDLRTRTSNFRIKLEKTSSFDEQLALLDNLLPEAFAVVREASKRVLGMRHFDVQLIGGMVLHEGQIAEMKTGEGKTLVATLPSYLNALTGRGVHVVTVNDYLARRDAEWMGQIHRFLGLSVGLVQQSMAPPERKKNYSCDITYATNSELGFDYLRDNMAADKSEIVQRDFQFCVIDEVDSILIDEARTPLIISGQVERPQEKYQKAAAVVENLKRAIDTSKDGIDPEGDYEVDEKQRSCILTDEGFAKTEELLKVKDLFDPKDPWAHYVTNALKAKELFVKDVNYIVRDKEAVIVDEFTGRVMPGRRWSDGQHQAIEAKENLPIQPETQTLASITYQNFFLLYPRLSGMTGTAKTEEVEFEKTYKLETTVVPTNRRISREDWVDQVFKTESGKWRAVAKETADIHNQGRPVLVGTTSVEKSELLSTLLSEQQIPHNLLNAKPENVEREAEIVAQAGRSGAVTIATNMAGRGTDIILGGNSDYMSRLKIKEILSSRLIKPEEGHKPPIPLQRNSESVGFSESEKQQSKRSKKIQSVSLKNIFPVLLSEETEQKLVSLASKLVKEWGDRALSSIELDDYIATAAEKTPTQDKNIEELRNAIQLIKKEYEVVLNQEETNVRQAGGLHVIGTERHESRRVDNQLRGRSGRQGDLGSTRFFLSLEDNLLRIFGGDRVAGLMNAFRVEEDMPIESGMLTRSLEGAQKKVETYYYDIRKQIFEYDEVMNNQRKAVYSERRRVLDGKELKLQVIGYGQRTMEEIVEAYVNEDLPPEEWDLVNLVSKVKEFIYLLSDLKSEELLGLNKNELKDFLKEQLRNAYDIKEAQVEQTHPGIMRQAERFFILQQLDTLWRDHLQSMDSLRESVGLRGYGQKDPLIEYKNEGYDMFLDMMINMRRNVIYSMFMFQPAQKKVEV; the protein is encoded by the coding sequence ATGTTTGCAAAGTTATTAGGAGATCCAAATGGGAGAAAACTTAAGCGATATTCTCCACTAGTCACAGACATCAATATTTTGGAAGAGGATTTATTGAATATTAGTGATGAAGATTTAAGAACTCGAACATCTAATTTTCGAATAAAGCTTGAAAAGACTTCTTCTTTTGATGAACAGCTTGCTTTGCTTGATAATTTGCTTCCCGAAGCTTTTGCTGTAGTTCGAGAAGCTTCGAAAAGAGTTTTAGGTATGAGGCATTTTGATGTTCAATTGATTGGAGGAATGGTTCTTCATGAAGGGCAAATTGCTGAGATGAAAACAGGGGAGGGTAAAACATTGGTTGCTACTTTGCCCAGTTATTTGAATGCTTTGACAGGAAGAGGAGTTCACGTGGTCACGGTCAACGATTACTTAGCAAGAAGAGATGCTGAATGGATGGGGCAAATCCATCGCTTTCTTGGACTTAGCGTTGGATTAGTTCAACAATCTATGGCCCCTCCAGAAAGAAAAAAGAACTATTCCTGTGACATTACATATGCAACGAACTCTGAGTTGGGATTTGATTATTTGCGAGATAATATGGCAGCTGATAAATCTGAAATTGTTCAAAGAGATTTTCAATTTTGTGTAATTGATGAAGTTGATTCGATTTTGATAGACGAGGCTAGAACACCTTTAATTATCTCTGGACAAGTTGAGCGTCCGCAAGAAAAATACCAAAAAGCTGCTGCAGTTGTAGAGAATTTAAAAAGGGCGATTGATACCAGTAAAGATGGAATTGATCCAGAGGGGGATTATGAAGTAGATGAGAAACAAAGGAGTTGTATCCTTACGGACGAAGGATTTGCTAAAACTGAGGAGCTTTTAAAGGTTAAAGATTTATTTGATCCAAAAGATCCTTGGGCTCATTATGTAACTAATGCTCTTAAGGCCAAAGAACTTTTTGTTAAAGATGTTAATTACATCGTTCGTGATAAAGAAGCGGTAATCGTAGATGAATTTACAGGTAGAGTCATGCCTGGAAGACGATGGAGTGATGGGCAGCATCAAGCCATTGAAGCTAAAGAAAATCTTCCTATTCAGCCAGAGACTCAAACTTTGGCTTCAATTACTTACCAAAATTTCTTTCTCCTATATCCCAGACTGTCAGGTATGACAGGAACTGCAAAGACTGAAGAAGTTGAATTTGAAAAAACATATAAATTGGAAACTACTGTTGTGCCAACCAACCGCAGAATTTCAAGAGAAGATTGGGTTGATCAAGTTTTTAAAACTGAATCGGGTAAATGGAGAGCAGTAGCAAAAGAAACAGCTGATATTCATAATCAAGGAAGGCCGGTTCTAGTAGGTACGACAAGTGTTGAAAAGAGTGAGCTGTTAAGCACTCTTTTGTCGGAGCAACAAATACCTCATAATCTATTAAATGCAAAACCTGAAAATGTTGAAAGAGAAGCTGAAATAGTTGCTCAAGCCGGTCGTTCAGGAGCTGTGACTATTGCTACTAATATGGCTGGAAGGGGGACGGATATAATTCTTGGAGGCAATAGCGACTATATGTCAAGATTGAAAATCAAAGAAATTCTTAGTTCTCGTTTAATAAAACCTGAGGAAGGTCATAAGCCTCCAATTCCTCTTCAACGAAACTCTGAGTCAGTCGGTTTTAGTGAAAGTGAGAAACAACAATCTAAAAGGTCAAAAAAAATCCAATCTGTATCGCTGAAAAATATTTTTCCTGTATTGCTGAGTGAAGAAACTGAACAAAAGCTAGTTTCATTAGCCTCAAAATTAGTCAAAGAATGGGGTGACAGAGCTCTTAGTTCAATTGAGCTAGATGATTATATTGCTACTGCTGCCGAGAAAACACCAACACAGGATAAAAATATCGAGGAATTAAGAAACGCAATACAATTAATAAAAAAAGAATATGAAGTAGTTTTAAATCAAGAAGAAACAAATGTTCGTCAAGCAGGCGGGTTACATGTAATTGGAACTGAACGTCATGAATCTAGAAGAGTTGATAATCAATTGAGAGGTAGATCTGGGAGGCAAGGTGATTTAGGAAGCACACGTTTTTTCTTGTCGTTGGAAGATAACCTTCTACGTATTTTTGGAGGAGATAGAGTGGCAGGTTTAATGAATGCTTTTAGGGTTGAAGAAGATATGCCTATTGAGTCTGGAATGCTTACTCGCTCTTTAGAGGGAGCCCAAAAAAAAGTAGAGACTTATTATTATGATATTAGAAAACAAATATTTGAATATGATGAAGTAATGAATAATCAAAGAAAAGCGGTTTATTCAGAAAGAAGAAGAGTATTAGATGGTAAAGAGTTGAAACTTCAAGTCATCGGATACGGTCAGAGAACTATGGAAGAAATAGTTGAAGCATATGTTAATGAAGATTTACCACCTGAGGAATGGGACTTGGTCAATTTAGTCTCTAAAGTGAAAGAATTTATTTATTTATTAAGTGATCTCAAATCTGAAGAATTACTTGGATTAAATAAAAATGAATTAAAAGATTTTTTAAAAGAACAGTTAAGAAATGCCTATGATATTAAAGAAGCTCAAGTAGAGCAAACTCATCCAGGAATAATGAGGCAAGCTGAAAGATTCTTTATACTTCAACAATTAGATACTCTTTGGAGAGATCATTTACAGTCAATGGATTCATTGAGAGAATCAGTTGGCTTAAGAGGATATGGTCAAAAAGATCCATTGATAGAATATAAAAATGAAGGATATGATATGTTCTTAGATATGATGATAAATATGAGAAGGAATGTAATTTATTCGATGTTTATGTTTCAGCCAGCTCAAAAAAAAGTAGAAGTATAA
- the gmd gene encoding GDP-mannose 4,6-dehydratase → MSQNKTALITGITGQDGSYLAKLLLEKGYEVHGMIRRSSQKNTQLIDNLSHYDHNQKLQLHYGDLTHSTNILRIIHDAQPDEIYNLGAQSHVHVSFDTPEYTAQTDALGPLRILEAVRILGLTKKTKVYQASTSELYGLVKETPQNEKTPFHPRSPYGVAKLYAYWIVVNYREAYGMFACNGILFNHESPRRGETFVTRKITKSLSRIELGLQEYLDIGNLESLRDWGHAKDYVEMQWLMLQQKEPRDYVIATGQQISVRKFIELSAQELQWGDIIWEGKGSDEIGKRSDNNKIVIRVNKKYYRPSEVQTLVGDASKARQELGWLPKISLKEMISEMIKNDLNEAKKELN, encoded by the coding sequence GTGAGTCAAAACAAAACCGCTCTGATCACAGGCATAACAGGGCAAGATGGAAGCTACCTTGCAAAACTTCTACTTGAAAAAGGCTATGAAGTTCATGGAATGATAAGACGATCTAGCCAAAAGAATACACAACTGATAGACAATCTCTCTCATTATGATCACAATCAAAAGCTTCAATTACACTATGGCGATTTAACACATAGCACTAATATCCTTCGCATTATTCATGATGCCCAGCCTGATGAAATCTATAATTTAGGTGCCCAAAGTCATGTTCACGTCAGCTTCGATACCCCTGAATATACTGCCCAAACAGATGCACTTGGACCTTTACGGATACTTGAAGCTGTCAGAATACTTGGACTAACAAAAAAAACTAAGGTTTACCAGGCTAGTACATCTGAGCTGTACGGTCTAGTTAAAGAAACACCTCAAAACGAAAAAACACCGTTTCATCCAAGAAGTCCTTATGGAGTAGCAAAATTATATGCTTACTGGATAGTTGTTAACTATAGAGAGGCATATGGAATGTTTGCTTGTAATGGCATACTTTTTAATCACGAATCACCAAGAAGAGGAGAGACTTTTGTTACGAGAAAAATCACTAAAAGTTTATCCAGAATAGAGTTGGGTCTTCAAGAATATTTAGATATTGGAAATCTTGAATCTTTACGTGATTGGGGGCATGCGAAAGACTATGTTGAAATGCAGTGGTTAATGCTCCAACAAAAAGAACCAAGAGATTATGTAATTGCGACTGGACAACAAATCTCTGTAAGAAAATTCATTGAACTTTCTGCACAAGAGCTCCAATGGGGAGATATCATTTGGGAAGGAAAAGGATCAGATGAAATTGGAAAAAGATCAGATAATAATAAAATCGTGATCAGAGTAAATAAAAAGTATTATCGTCCTTCTGAAGTTCAAACATTAGTTGGAGATGCTAGTAAAGCTAGGCAAGAGCTTGGTTGGCTCCCTAAAATCTCTTTAAAAGAAATGATCTCAGAAATGATAAAAAATGATTTAAATGAAGCAAAAAAAGAATTAAACTAA
- a CDS encoding DUF6447 family protein produces the protein MAKITIDGKDYDTDSFSDDAKKNFASLQFVQTEINRLQSLLAVAKTAQVAYSTALKNAVES, from the coding sequence ATGGCTAAAATTACTATTGATGGAAAAGATTATGATACTGATTCATTTTCTGATGATGCAAAGAAAAATTTTGCAAGTCTTCAATTTGTTCAGACCGAAATCAATAGACTTCAATCACTTTTGGCAGTAGCAAAAACAGCTCAAGTTGCATACTCCACAGCACTTAAAAATGCTGTTGAATCTTAA
- a CDS encoding peptidylprolyl isomerase, which translates to MLETLDCLSNKSILLLEKNRLLFPLIKTELIKSELDNLTIEKEIEKKNIEKIKEKYGLTDDEKFEEWLKSQNLQKIEFEHAALQNLKLQEFYQQNFSNKLDARFLKRKSQLDIIIYSIIRVKDPYKAQELYQRIIEKEACFEDLAAKYSEGIEKRTRGIVGPIEAAKTHPGVLQILRTSEPGFINQPLQVQGFYVVTRLESYDAAELDEFMRKKMGEELFNDYIETKSEELRQNILNKNPEK; encoded by the coding sequence ATGTTAGAGACTTTAGATTGTCTATCCAATAAATCTATTTTATTACTTGAAAAAAATAGACTTTTATTCCCTTTGATAAAAACTGAGCTAATAAAAAGCGAGCTAGATAATTTAACTATAGAGAAAGAGATAGAAAAAAAAAATATTGAGAAAATTAAAGAAAAATATGGATTAACTGATGATGAAAAGTTTGAAGAATGGCTAAAGTCTCAAAATTTGCAAAAAATTGAATTTGAGCATGCAGCTCTTCAAAATTTAAAGCTCCAAGAATTTTACCAACAGAATTTTTCAAACAAGTTAGATGCCAGATTTCTTAAAAGGAAATCTCAATTAGATATCATCATTTACAGTATTATTAGAGTTAAAGATCCTTATAAAGCTCAAGAACTATATCAAAGGATTATCGAAAAAGAAGCTTGCTTCGAAGACCTTGCGGCCAAGTATTCAGAGGGGATAGAAAAGAGAACTAGAGGTATTGTTGGCCCAATTGAGGCAGCAAAAACACATCCTGGTGTTCTACAGATTTTAAGAACAAGTGAGCCAGGCTTCATTAATCAACCACTGCAAGTACAAGGTTTCTATGTAGTGACCAGACTAGAATCTTATGATGCAGCTGAATTAGATGAATTTATGCGAAAAAAAATGGGAGAAGAACTATTTAACGACTATATAGAAACTAAGTCTGAAGAGCTCAGACAAAATATCCTCAATAAAAACCCTGAAAAATAA